The proteins below come from a single Streptomyces sp. B3I8 genomic window:
- a CDS encoding inositol-3-phosphate synthase, producing MGSVRVAIVGVGNCAASLVQGVEYYKDADAASKVPGLMHVQFGEYHVRDIEFVAAFDVDAKKVGLDLADAIGASENNTIKICDVPNSGVTVQRGHTLDGLGKYYRETIEESAEAPVDIVQILKDKQVDVLVCYLPVGSEDAAKFYAQCAIDAKVAFVNALPVFIAGTKEWADKFTEAGVPIVGDDIKSQVGATITHRVMAKLFEDRGVVLDRTMQLNVGGNMDFKNMLERERLESKKISKTQAVTSQIPDRDLGAKNVHIGPSDYVQWLDDRKWAYVRLEGRAFGDVPLNLEYKLEVWDSPNSAGVIIDALRAAKIAKDRGIGGPILSASSYFMKSPPVQFFDDQARENVEKFIAGEVER from the coding sequence ATGGGTTCGGTTCGCGTAGCCATCGTCGGCGTGGGCAACTGCGCCGCATCGCTGGTGCAGGGCGTCGAGTACTACAAGGACGCCGACGCGGCGTCCAAGGTGCCTGGGCTGATGCACGTCCAGTTCGGCGAGTACCACGTCCGCGACATCGAGTTCGTCGCCGCGTTCGACGTGGACGCCAAGAAGGTCGGCCTCGACCTGGCGGACGCCATCGGCGCCTCGGAGAACAACACCATCAAGATCTGCGACGTCCCCAACTCCGGTGTGACGGTCCAGCGCGGCCACACCCTCGACGGCCTCGGCAAGTACTACCGCGAGACCATCGAGGAGTCCGCCGAGGCCCCGGTCGACATCGTCCAGATCCTCAAGGACAAGCAGGTCGACGTCCTGGTCTGCTACCTGCCCGTGGGCTCCGAGGACGCGGCGAAGTTCTACGCCCAGTGCGCCATCGACGCCAAGGTCGCCTTCGTCAACGCCCTCCCGGTCTTCATCGCCGGCACCAAGGAGTGGGCGGACAAGTTCACCGAGGCGGGCGTCCCGATCGTCGGCGACGACATCAAGTCGCAGGTCGGCGCCACCATCACGCACCGTGTCATGGCGAAGCTGTTCGAGGACCGGGGCGTCGTCCTGGACCGCACGATGCAGCTGAACGTCGGCGGCAACATGGACTTCAAGAACATGCTCGAGCGTGAGCGCCTGGAGTCGAAGAAGATCTCGAAGACGCAGGCCGTCACCTCGCAGATCCCCGACCGGGACCTGGGCGCGAAGAACGTCCACATCGGCCCGTCGGACTACGTCCAGTGGCTCGACGACCGCAAGTGGGCCTACGTGCGCCTCGAGGGCCGTGCCTTCGGTGACGTCCCGCTGAACCTGGAGTACAAGCTCGAGGTGTGGGACTCCCCGAACTCCGCGGGTGTCATCATCGACGCCCTGCGCGCCGCGAAGATCGCCAAGGACCGGGGCATCGGTGGCCCCATCCTGTCGGCGTCCTCGTACTTCATGAAGTCCCCGCCGGTCCAGTTCTTCGACGACCAGGCCCGGGAGAACGTGGAGAAGTTCATCGCGGGCGAGGTCGAGCGCTAA
- a CDS encoding PadR family transcriptional regulator: MSRRAGILEFAVLGLLRESPMHGYELRKRLNTSLGVFRAFSYGTLYPCLKTLVANGWLIEEPGVTADGTPAAPLSGRRAKIVYRLTADGKEHFEELLSQTGPDAYEDEHFAARFAFFGQTSRDVRMRVLEGRRSRLEERLEKMSASLARTRERLDDYTLELQRHGMESVEREVRWLNELIESERAGRDLKDSASSGPAQQNTGSGSSGGLPRRGDSTAPDTPDDTAM; the protein is encoded by the coding sequence ATGAGCCGGCGTGCCGGGATCCTCGAGTTCGCCGTACTCGGCCTGCTCCGCGAGTCCCCGATGCACGGCTATGAGCTGCGCAAACGGCTCAATACATCACTGGGTGTGTTCCGTGCGTTCAGCTACGGCACGCTGTACCCCTGCCTCAAGACGCTGGTCGCGAACGGCTGGTTGATCGAGGAACCGGGGGTCACGGCCGACGGCACGCCCGCCGCCCCGCTCTCGGGACGGCGCGCCAAGATCGTTTACCGGTTGACGGCGGACGGCAAGGAGCACTTCGAGGAACTGCTCTCCCAGACCGGACCCGACGCCTACGAGGACGAACACTTCGCCGCGCGCTTCGCCTTCTTCGGCCAGACCTCGCGGGACGTGCGCATGCGCGTCCTGGAGGGCCGCCGCAGTCGGCTGGAGGAACGCCTGGAGAAGATGAGCGCCTCCCTGGCCCGCACCCGGGAACGCCTCGACGACTACACCCTCGAGCTCCAGCGCCACGGGATGGAGTCCGTGGAGCGCGAAGTGCGCTGGCTGAACGAGCTCATCGAGAGCGAGCGGGCAGGGCGGGACCTGAAGGATTCCGCCTCCTCAGGACCCGCTCAGCAGAACACAGGATCCGGCTCGTCGGGCGGCCTGCCCCGGCGCGGTGACAGCACCGCGCCGGATACGCCCGACGACACCGCCATGTGA
- a CDS encoding MFS transporter — MAVLPDLRVLLRLGDFRRLLAVRLLSQGADGVYQVALATYVVFSPEKQTSAAAIASAMAVLLLPYSLIGPFAGVLLDRWRRRQVLLHGNLLRALLACVTAVLMVSGVPDRLFYVSALCVTAVNRFVLAGLSAALPRVVDTERLVLANSLSPTAGTLAATAGGGLAFVLRLAVSDSDVAVVLLGAALYLGAALVSLRIAPGLLGPDGAAIHPRLRRALAGTARGLAQGVRHLVEPERRAAALALTAMTLMRFCYGALTVMVLMLCRYALADGTDEGLALLGLAVGASGAGFFVAAVLTPWTAGRFGPGRWIVACAAGAAVLEPTLGLPFATGPMLAAAFVLGLTTQGAKIATDTIVQSSVDDRFRGRIFSVYDVLFNVAFVGAAALGAVMLPGDGRSGSLVVLVALVYGAVAAAMSLFARQ; from the coding sequence ATGGCCGTCCTCCCTGACCTGCGCGTCCTGTTGCGCCTCGGGGACTTCCGGCGCCTGCTCGCGGTGCGGCTGCTCTCCCAGGGCGCCGACGGCGTCTACCAGGTCGCGCTCGCCACCTACGTCGTCTTCTCCCCGGAGAAGCAGACCTCCGCCGCCGCGATCGCCTCCGCGATGGCCGTGCTCCTCCTGCCGTACTCCCTCATCGGCCCCTTCGCCGGCGTCCTGCTCGACCGCTGGCGCCGCCGTCAGGTCCTCCTCCACGGCAATCTGCTGCGCGCCCTGCTCGCCTGCGTGACGGCGGTGCTGATGGTGAGCGGGGTGCCCGACCGGCTGTTCTACGTCTCCGCGCTGTGCGTCACCGCGGTCAACCGCTTCGTTCTCGCCGGCCTGTCCGCGGCGCTGCCCCGCGTCGTCGACACCGAGCGCCTGGTGCTGGCCAACTCGCTCTCCCCGACCGCCGGCACCCTCGCCGCGACCGCAGGCGGAGGCCTCGCCTTCGTGCTGCGCCTCGCGGTCTCCGACTCCGACGTCGCCGTGGTGCTGCTGGGCGCCGCGCTGTACCTGGGCGCCGCCCTGGTGTCCCTGCGCATCGCGCCGGGACTCCTCGGCCCCGACGGCGCGGCGATACACCCCCGGCTCCGTCGGGCGCTCGCCGGCACCGCGCGTGGTCTCGCCCAGGGCGTACGTCACCTCGTGGAGCCCGAGCGCAGGGCCGCCGCCCTGGCGCTGACCGCCATGACGCTCATGCGGTTCTGCTACGGCGCGCTGACGGTCATGGTGCTGATGCTCTGCCGGTACGCCCTCGCCGACGGCACCGACGAGGGGTTGGCACTGCTCGGCCTGGCCGTGGGGGCGTCCGGCGCGGGGTTCTTCGTGGCGGCCGTGCTGACACCGTGGACGGCCGGGCGGTTCGGGCCCGGACGGTGGATCGTCGCGTGCGCGGCCGGTGCGGCGGTCCTGGAGCCCACGCTCGGCCTGCCGTTCGCCACCGGTCCGATGCTGGCGGCTGCGTTCGTGCTGGGGCTGACCACTCAGGGAGCGAAGATCGCGACGGACACGATCGTGCAGTCCTCGGTCGACGACCGCTTCCGCGGCCGGATCTTCTCGGTCTACGACGTGCTGTTCAACGTCGCCTTCGTCGGCGCGGCCGCACTGGGCGCCGTGATGCTGCCCGGCGACGGCCGATCAGGTTCGCTGGTGGTGCTGGTGGCACTGGTCTACGGGGCGGTTGCTGCCGCTATGTCCCTCTTCGCTCGCCAGTAA